Proteins encoded in a region of the Anopheles ziemanni chromosome 2, idAnoZiCoDA_A2_x.2, whole genome shotgun sequence genome:
- the LOC131282008 gene encoding thyrostimulin beta-5 subunit: MAGKASGRLLVSAICMILTLGGGSAADSDSELANRPKDVYLGCHKRLFTYRVSQTDSKGRECWDHVSVLSCWGRCDSNEISDWRFPYKRSHHPVCVHAGRTKAVALLRHCHPDADLVARQYEYMEPKSCNCQTCSSTDTSCEGPKQLNTEAVTKIFQIDDEDTEPEYP; encoded by the exons ATGGCCGGTAAAGCGTCCGGCCGCCTGCTAGTTTCAGCCATCTGTATGATCCTCACACTTGGCGGTGGATCGGCGGCCGATTCCGACTCGGAGCTTGCGAACCGCCCGAAGGATGTCTACCTTGGATGCCACAAGCGCCTGTTCACCTACCGCGTGTCGCAAACGGACAGCAAGGGGCGCGAGTGTTGGGACCACGTGAGCGTACTTTCCTGCTGGGGTCGCTGTGATTCGAACGAAATATCTGACTGGCGCTTCCCGTACAAACGCTCGCACCATCCGGTGTGCGTCCACGCTGGGCGTACGAAAGCGGTCGCCCTGCTACGCCACTGCCATCCGGATGCGGACCTTGTGGCGCGACAGTACGAGTATATGGAACCGAAATCGTGCAACTGTCAG ACCTGCTCCAGCACGGACACCAGCTGCGAAGGACCGAAGCAACTGAACACGGAAGCGGTGAcgaaaattttccaaatcgACGACGAAGATACGGAACCGGAATATCCGTAG